A window of Sedimentibacter sp. MB31-C6 genomic DNA:
CTTTGATGGTAAATATTTAATTCATCCAAGGCAGGTTGAGCCTGTAAATAATGTATTTACACCAAATAAAAAAGAAATTCAAAATGCAGTAAGGATTCTTAAAGCATTAGAAGAAGCAAATAAGAAAAATCTTGGAGTAGTTGCGTTGGATGGTAAGATGATAGATGCACCTGTAGTGGATAGAGCAAAAAGAGTAATAGCACTTGCTGAAGCATCAGGGGTAATTGCTGGAGGTGAAATATAATGGCTAAAAACAGTGTAGGAAGAGATATTCCTGAATACATAGGAAATAGAAAATTAATTCCATATATGGGTCCATTTGAAAAAGAACCTGATTCTATTATAAAAGTTAATAAAAGACAATCTAAAATTTTACCAGGTGAAAGTAAAATTAAATCAACTATAAAAGATGCAATTATTTCTAGTGGATTAAAGGATGGTATGACAATATCTTTCCATCATCACTTTAGAGAAGGTGATAAGGTAATAGGATTAGTATTAACTATAATTAAAGAGTTAGGTATAAAGAATTTAAGATTTGCACCTAGTGCGGTTATTAACATTAAAAATCCTTCAATTGTTGATTTCGTTAAAGATGGAACTATTTCAAGAATTGAAGCCAGTGGTATTAGAGGTCAATTAGGTGATGCTGTTATCGAAGGTTTTATGGATGAGCCAGTAGTACTTCGTACACATGGTAGTCGTCCTAGAGCTATTGAATCAGGGGAACTTTCTATAGATATTGCTTTTATAGCAGCTTCTGCAAGCGATGATTATGGTAATGCAAATGGATTTTCAGGACCTAATGCTTGTGGTTCTTTAGGTTATGCAATGATAGACGCTAAAAGTGCTGAAAAGGTTATAGTTATTACAGATACATTAGTTGATTTTCCCTGTGTACCCGCTTCTATATCACAACATGAAGTTGATTATGTTGTTGTAGTAGATGAAATAGGAGATAGTGCATCAATTGGAAAAGGGGCAGCAAGGGTTACTAAGAATCCTAGAGATCTATTAATAGCTAAAAATACTGCAAATGTTATTGCAAATTGTGGTTACTTTAATGATGGTTTTACATTTTTAACAGGAGTTGGAGCAACATCTATAGCATGTATTCAATTCTTAAGAGAGAAAATGATAGAAAAAAATATTAAAGCTGGGGCAGCTATTGGTGGTATTCCAGCTGCAGTAGTAAAACTTCATGAGGAAGGTTTAGTTAAAGTAGTTGAAGCTGTTCAATGTTTTGATGCAGAATCAGCTAAAGCTTTAGGACAAAGTAATACTATTTGCGAATGTGATAATAATGTATACTCTAATGTTCATAACAAAGGAAATATGGTTAATAAAGTGGATATTGGAATATTAGCCGCACTGGAGGTAGATACTGACTTTAATGTTAATATACTTACTGGATCTAGTGGAGAAATGTTGGGAGGTCTTGGTGGTGGACCTGATGTTGCTGCTGGTGCACAGGTTTCTATTGTAACAATTCCACTATTTAGAGGAAGAACACCATCTATAGTTAAAAAAGTATTTACTTTATGTACACCAGGAGAAACTGTGGCATTAGTTGTAACAGAGTTAGGAGTTTCGATTAATCCAAAGCATAAAAATTATGAGTTTTTAAAAGAAAATTTAAGTAAATCTAATATAAAAATTATACCAATTGAAGATTTGCAGCAAATGGCAGAAGAAATTACAGGAACACCAAAACCTATCGAATGTACAGATAAAGTTGTTGCTGTTGTTGAATATAGAGATGGAACAGTTATTGATGTAATAAGACAAATAAAAAAATAGGACAATATTACAAGGTTAATAATAAGTTAGCCTTGTAATATTAGAATGATTGCGGAGTAAAATCATGACTGAAATTACAAAAGGAAAAGTATGTATTAAATTAAGTGAATTTGCAGTAGAATCTATGCTTTACGAGGTTGCATGTTACCCTTCGTTTGGTCTTGTATCACCTATATCTAGCGGATCTCATACAGATATGGATTTTTTCACTTTCATTAATAGTACAACTTGTTTAGCACCATTTATGTATGAATTCGCCAATAAATCTTATAATAGTGAAAAACCTAAGGATGTATTTAGAGAAATTAGATTACTTGGTATAAAAGCAGAAAAGTTAATGTATAAAAAAACAAAAAATGTCAATACACATAAAGGTATGATTTTTACATTAGGTTTATGTGTAGCTGCAGCTTCCAAATGCATTTATAATAAAAGAGATTTTACTTACATTAAAAATACTATAAAAAATATGACAACTGGTATAGTAGAAAAAGAATTGTACAATATAAGGCATGAAAATCTTTCAAATGGGGAAAAAACTTTTTTAAAATATGGACATACGGGTATAAGAGGAGAAGCAGAAGCAGGATTCCCTATTATTTTTGACTTAGCATTACATACTTATGAAGGTTGTTATGATTTAAGTGAAAATGATAGGTTAGTTCAGACATTAATTACAATTATGCAATATACAGAGGACAGCACTATATTATATAGACACAATGCTGATATATTAAAGGAAGTTCAAGGAATTTGCAAATATATTATAGAAATTGGAGGCATGTACTCTGAAAGAGGTAGGCAAAATATTAATGCATATTCTAATAATTTTGAAAATAGGAATATAAGTCCTGGAGGAAGTGCTGATTTATTAGCTTGTACTGTTTTTTTAAGTAAAGTTAAAAAATTATTTTTTAGTAAATTGTAAAATAAATGCATATGAAAGGTGATAATAATGGAAGTTAGTAATAATTTCGTTGAGAACTTTTTAAGAGATAGGGATAAGAGGGTAGAATATCAGAAAAAATTGAGTAATAAGTATCATAAATCCATTGTATGTATTAGAGTCAATTTTCCAGGAATAAATAAGGACAATGTTACATCAAGAAAAATTAATGAAATAATATATAATATTCTAACTGGTATGATTAAAGACAAAATAATATATGAAAATTCATTTGTGACACTTGAAGGACCAATATCCATTTTAGTTGTCAATGAAAAATCAAATCAATTGAAAGAAAATTGCCTGCAAATAGAAGAATATCATCCGTTAGGGAGAATAGTTGACATTGATGTATACGATGAAAACTATAAAGGATTAAGTAGAGTTAGTTTTGGTAGAATGCCAAGGAGATGTTACTTATGTGATGAATTAGCAGTTGTTTGTTCTAGAACTAAAAGGCATCCAGAAACAGAAATAGTATCCTTTATTGAGAGAAGTTTATGGGAATATGAGTATAATATTGAGAATAATGATTATAATACCGTTTAACGACGGTTTTTTTTTGTCAAAAAGCAAAATAATTTGTATACGATTCAAGAACAAGTTCGACAATAAGCACTTGACATGTATACAAAATCAGAGTATTATAGTTGTGTAAAGACAACGTTTTAATAATTTAAGGATGGTGAATGTATGGCTAAAATGGATGCCCTTGTAAAAAAATATGCAGAACCTGGATTATGGCTTGAAGAGGTTGATATTCCAGCACCTAATGAAGGAGAAGTATTAATAAAAATACATAAAACTTCAATATGTGGAACAGATGTTCATATTTATGTTTGGAACAAATGGGCACAGGATACGATACCTGTACCAATGACTATAGGTCATGAATTTGTTGGTGAAATTGTTGAACTTGGAAAAGGTGTTAAAGATTTGAGTGTTGGAGACCTCGTTTCAGGAGAAGGTCATATTGTTTGTGGAAAATGTAGAAATTGCTTAGCAGGCAGAAGACATTTATGTAAAGATACAAAAGGAGTAGGAGTTAATCGAACTGGAATTTTCTCAGAATATGTAACATTACCTGCTACTAACATTTGGCTATGCGACAAGTCACTACCAGAAGAAATATTTAGTATTTTTGATCCATTTGGTAATGCTGCACATACAGCATTATCCTTTGACTTA
This region includes:
- the citF gene encoding citrate lyase subunit alpha: MAKNSVGRDIPEYIGNRKLIPYMGPFEKEPDSIIKVNKRQSKILPGESKIKSTIKDAIISSGLKDGMTISFHHHFREGDKVIGLVLTIIKELGIKNLRFAPSAVINIKNPSIVDFVKDGTISRIEASGIRGQLGDAVIEGFMDEPVVLRTHGSRPRAIESGELSIDIAFIAASASDDYGNANGFSGPNACGSLGYAMIDAKSAEKVIVITDTLVDFPCVPASISQHEVDYVVVVDEIGDSASIGKGAARVTKNPRDLLIAKNTANVIANCGYFNDGFTFLTGVGATSIACIQFLREKMIEKNIKAGAAIGGIPAAVVKLHEEGLVKVVEAVQCFDAESAKALGQSNTICECDNNVYSNVHNKGNMVNKVDIGILAALEVDTDFNVNILTGSSGEMLGGLGGGPDVAAGAQVSIVTIPLFRGRTPSIVKKVFTLCTPGETVALVVTELGVSINPKHKNYEFLKENLSKSNIKIIPIEDLQQMAEEITGTPKPIECTDKVVAVVEYRDGTVIDVIRQIKK
- the citG gene encoding triphosphoribosyl-dephospho-CoA synthase CitG; this translates as MTEITKGKVCIKLSEFAVESMLYEVACYPSFGLVSPISSGSHTDMDFFTFINSTTCLAPFMYEFANKSYNSEKPKDVFREIRLLGIKAEKLMYKKTKNVNTHKGMIFTLGLCVAAASKCIYNKRDFTYIKNTIKNMTTGIVEKELYNIRHENLSNGEKTFLKYGHTGIRGEAEAGFPIIFDLALHTYEGCYDLSENDRLVQTLITIMQYTEDSTILYRHNADILKEVQGICKYIIEIGGMYSERGRQNINAYSNNFENRNISPGGSADLLACTVFLSKVKKLFFSKL
- the citX gene encoding citrate lyase holo-[acyl-carrier protein] synthase; translated protein: MEVSNNFVENFLRDRDKRVEYQKKLSNKYHKSIVCIRVNFPGINKDNVTSRKINEIIYNILTGMIKDKIIYENSFVTLEGPISILVVNEKSNQLKENCLQIEEYHPLGRIVDIDVYDENYKGLSRVSFGRMPRRCYLCDELAVVCSRTKRHPETEIVSFIERSLWEYEYNIENNDYNTV